A portion of the uncultured Draconibacterium sp. genome contains these proteins:
- a CDS encoding cytochrome c biogenesis protein CcdA has translation MRRILFTIFLFTTALLASSQIVEPVKWSFSQNKVSADEFELVFTATIEEGWHMYSTDLPEGGPIKTSFYFENVENAELIGEPTPSKAVIEEFDNSFQMDLRWFEEEVTFTQKVKVSGTGTVSGYVEFMSCDDETCTPPMEGEFSFELEGGAKQVADNTTNEDSNNRNYWSIFFLAFLGGFAALLTPCVFPMIPMTVSFFTKQSKTKAKGIRNGIWYGISIILIYVILGTVVTAVFGAESLNSLSTNPWFNLFFALLLFVFAFSFMGAFEIVLPSSWVNAVDKKADKGGLLGIFFMAFALALVSFSCTGPIVGALIVEAARSGGLAPVIGMLGFSLALAIPFALFAAFPGWLNSLPKSGGWLNSVKVVLGFLEFAFAFKFLSIADMVLDLHILEREVYIAIWIAIFMGLALYLWGKIKLPHDSPTTHLPVSRFVLGTMVFAFVIYMIPGLWGAPVKLISGFPPPVDYAESPLGVGRTQPAGAVATGHSSGTMTSGMHIGPHGIPLFDDYEKALAHARETGKPLLIDFTGKGCTNCRKMEDNVWVKQEVKNLFLEDYVVVSLYVDLKTKLPEEEQYVSETTGRKVRSVGNKWTDFQISRFNRNTQPYYVVLDENENQIGEGYSYDPDPDDFIEWLNEGLTEFKK, from the coding sequence ATGAGACGCATACTGTTTACTATCTTCTTATTTACTACAGCTTTGCTGGCTTCCTCGCAAATTGTTGAACCGGTAAAATGGAGCTTTTCTCAAAACAAAGTTTCCGCTGACGAGTTTGAATTGGTTTTTACTGCCACCATTGAAGAAGGTTGGCACATGTATTCTACTGACCTACCAGAAGGTGGTCCGATAAAAACCAGCTTTTATTTTGAGAATGTGGAAAATGCTGAATTGATTGGAGAACCAACTCCGAGTAAAGCAGTTATTGAAGAATTTGATAATTCATTTCAGATGGATTTACGTTGGTTTGAAGAGGAAGTAACATTTACGCAAAAAGTAAAAGTTTCGGGAACCGGAACAGTTAGCGGTTACGTTGAATTTATGAGTTGTGATGATGAAACCTGCACACCTCCTATGGAAGGCGAATTCTCGTTTGAATTGGAAGGTGGCGCCAAACAAGTTGCGGACAACACAACTAATGAAGACAGTAATAACAGAAATTACTGGAGTATTTTCTTTCTAGCATTTTTAGGCGGCTTTGCAGCGTTGCTAACACCTTGTGTTTTCCCGATGATACCAATGACCGTAAGTTTTTTTACCAAACAAAGTAAAACCAAAGCCAAAGGAATCCGCAACGGAATCTGGTATGGAATATCTATCATACTTATTTATGTGATATTAGGAACAGTGGTTACCGCCGTATTTGGCGCCGAGAGTCTCAATAGTCTTTCTACGAATCCGTGGTTTAATCTGTTTTTTGCACTACTGTTGTTTGTATTTGCCTTCTCGTTTATGGGGGCTTTCGAAATTGTATTGCCCAGCAGCTGGGTAAATGCAGTCGATAAAAAAGCCGACAAAGGCGGTTTGCTCGGAATTTTCTTTATGGCCTTTGCTTTGGCACTGGTTTCTTTCTCGTGTACCGGACCGATTGTTGGTGCCTTAATTGTTGAAGCAGCACGAAGTGGAGGTTTGGCTCCGGTAATCGGCATGTTAGGATTCTCACTGGCACTGGCCATTCCTTTTGCCTTGTTTGCGGCTTTCCCGGGGTGGTTGAACTCGTTGCCAAAATCAGGTGGCTGGTTGAATTCCGTGAAAGTAGTGTTAGGATTCCTAGAGTTCGCTTTTGCCTTCAAATTCCTATCAATAGCCGATATGGTTCTTGATTTACACATTTTAGAACGCGAAGTTTATATCGCTATTTGGATTGCCATTTTTATGGGATTGGCGCTGTACTTGTGGGGAAAGATAAAATTGCCGCACGACTCGCCAACAACACATTTGCCGGTATCGCGCTTTGTATTGGGAACCATGGTATTTGCCTTTGTAATTTATATGATTCCCGGATTGTGGGGAGCACCTGTGAAACTTATTAGTGGTTTTCCTCCGCCGGTTGATTACGCCGAATCGCCACTTGGCGTTGGTCGTACACAGCCTGCCGGAGCGGTTGCTACGGGGCATTCTTCTGGCACGATGACATCGGGAATGCATATTGGACCGCACGGAATTCCGTTGTTTGACGACTACGAAAAAGCTTTGGCACATGCTCGCGAAACCGGAAAACCTTTATTGATTGATTTTACCGGAAAAGGTTGTACTAACTGCCGGAAAATGGAAGACAATGTTTGGGTAAAACAGGAAGTGAAAAATCTGTTCCTGGAAGATTATGTGGTGGTTTCGTTATACGTTGATTTGAAAACAAAATTGCCGGAGGAGGAACAGTACGTTTCAGAAACAACCGGAAGGAAAGTGAGGTCGGTAGGTAATAAATGGACCGATTTCCAGATATCGAGATTTAACAGAAATACACAGCCATATTACGTTGTATTGGATGAGAACGAAAATCAGATAGGAGAGGGCTACAGTTATGATCCTGATCCTGATGATTTTATTGAGTGGCTAAATGAAGGATTAACAGAATTCAAAAAATAA
- a CDS encoding protein-disulfide reductase DsbD domain-containing protein — protein sequence MKKLIIALGFVAVAMFAQAQMMEPVKWDVEIKPLKGGNQYEIVATANIDMGFKLYGVNMEDGGPVKTSFNFETLENCKDFGKAVEVTPSHTMHDKIFDMEVTYFKDKAVISHKVWVSEKPAKVAGYIQWMSCNDEMCTPPTDEEFEFVIE from the coding sequence ATGAAGAAGCTAATAATTGCATTGGGATTTGTTGCTGTGGCCATGTTTGCACAGGCACAAATGATGGAACCCGTAAAATGGGATGTTGAAATTAAACCGTTAAAAGGTGGTAATCAGTATGAGATTGTTGCTACGGCAAATATCGATATGGGTTTTAAACTTTATGGCGTAAATATGGAAGATGGTGGCCCGGTAAAAACCTCGTTTAATTTTGAGACGCTTGAGAACTGCAAGGATTTTGGAAAAGCTGTTGAGGTTACTCCGTCGCATACCATGCACGACAAAATTTTTGATATGGAGGTAACTTATTTTAAAGACAAGGCGGTTATTTCGCACAAAGTGTGGGTAAGTGAAAAGCCTGCTAAAGTTGCCGGTTATATTCAATGGATGAGTTGTAACGATGAAATGTGCACTCCTCCAACCGATGAAGAATTTGAGTTTGTGATCGAGTAA
- a CDS encoding helix-turn-helix transcriptional regulator, with product MALKKLVYIILSLFIASSSSALEIKGTIDLSDQWQPKVFLALLNTPNDIFVASPDFIIAETFINPNGSFEINTQSVPNDQRFYRLYLVQGDNASVEFSATQNKNYFHLLLNRQSQVELSATTQNNSLEVVQLDGSDDTKAIFDFDEKFREQNRELSGELPKAQSTFLSQELETFIHSVVADARNPYVGLYAIYHIEDKETDFLRNSDFYFNFQKRLEDELPVTPYTEAYSELLDELVGFREFVCEMPGVQPKWKDWLMIIEAVIILILLVILIGFYKQLKKMRKRENDSTNNLKPLYEGLTLKQQEILSLLAAGKTNKEIAQELFVELSTVKTHINNIYRQLGVSNRKEAVDFHNAVKTYI from the coding sequence ATGGCATTAAAAAAACTGGTTTATATTATTCTTTCACTTTTTATTGCAAGCTCTTCCAGTGCGCTGGAAATAAAAGGTACGATCGATTTATCAGATCAGTGGCAGCCAAAGGTTTTTCTGGCCCTGCTAAATACGCCTAACGATATTTTTGTAGCCTCGCCCGATTTTATTATTGCCGAAACATTTATAAATCCCAATGGTAGTTTCGAGATCAACACACAGTCTGTTCCCAACGACCAACGTTTTTACCGCCTTTATTTGGTGCAAGGCGACAATGCATCAGTAGAATTTAGTGCAACGCAAAACAAAAACTATTTTCACTTGCTGCTAAACCGGCAATCGCAAGTTGAGCTAAGTGCTACAACACAAAACAATTCGTTAGAGGTTGTTCAGCTAGATGGAAGCGATGATACAAAGGCAATTTTTGATTTTGATGAAAAGTTCAGGGAGCAAAACCGCGAATTAAGTGGCGAGCTTCCAAAAGCTCAAAGTACTTTCCTGTCTCAGGAGCTCGAAACTTTTATTCATTCAGTAGTTGCCGATGCCAGGAATCCTTATGTTGGACTTTATGCGATTTACCATATTGAGGATAAGGAAACTGATTTTTTACGGAACAGCGATTTCTACTTTAATTTTCAAAAGCGTTTGGAAGATGAGCTTCCGGTGACCCCATACACCGAAGCTTATTCTGAATTACTTGATGAACTTGTCGGATTTCGTGAGTTTGTTTGTGAAATGCCAGGTGTTCAACCAAAATGGAAAGACTGGTTAATGATTATAGAAGCAGTAATTATCCTAATTCTTCTTGTCATTTTGATTGGTTTCTATAAACAATTAAAAAAAATGCGAAAGCGGGAAAACGATTCGACAAATAATTTGAAACCGCTTTATGAAGGATTAACATTAAAACAACAAGAGATTTTGAGTCTTTTAGCGGCCGGAAAGACCAATAAAGAAATCGCACAGGAACTTTTCGTCGAATTAAGTACTGTGAAAACCCATATCAATAACATATACAGGCAGTTGGGAGTGTCGAATCGTAAAGAAGCTGTCGATTTTCATAATGCGGTAAAAACCTATATTTAG
- a CDS encoding Rne/Rng family ribonuclease encodes MSSDLIIDVTPSEIVIALQEKKKLAELSREGSGAKFAVGDIYLGKVKKIMPSLNAAFIDVGYSKDAFLHYLDMGPQFATLNKFLRIASSRKNKISSISRIHSEPDINKEGKVNELLKVGQKILVQVAKEPINTKGPRLTSEISIAGRNLVLMPFSDKISVSQKIRSTEEKNRLKKLIQSIKPRKYGVIIRTVAEGKKVAELDKELRRLVEKWETTFQKLRRAQAPSLIIGEIDRTTALLRDIYHPDFNSIIVNDQSVASEIADYIGSIQADKKKIVKYYKGRQPIFEHYGIDKQIKASFGKTVSFKDGAYLIVEHTEAFHVIDVNSGNRARAGNDQEKNALEVNLAACDEIARQLRLRDMGGIIVIDFIDMHVAANRQKVNDHMKEIMADDRTKHNILPLSKFCLMQITRQRVRPEEKVETAESCPTCKGSGKVVPTVLFADDIDGKVNYALKELNKKKLNLKVHPYTAAYLTKGWKSRQNKWFFKYLKWVNVEAVNSYSYLEYHFFDENEEEIIL; translated from the coding sequence GTGAGTAGCGATTTAATAATTGATGTAACTCCATCCGAAATTGTTATTGCCTTACAGGAAAAGAAGAAGCTTGCAGAACTATCAAGAGAGGGAAGCGGGGCAAAATTCGCTGTCGGAGATATATACCTCGGCAAAGTGAAAAAAATTATGCCCAGTTTAAATGCTGCTTTTATCGATGTAGGCTACAGTAAAGACGCTTTTTTACATTACCTCGACATGGGGCCACAATTCGCCACACTAAATAAATTCCTGCGAATTGCCTCATCACGAAAAAACAAAATTTCTTCCATCTCACGGATTCATTCAGAACCCGACATTAACAAAGAAGGTAAAGTAAACGAGCTGCTAAAAGTTGGTCAGAAAATTTTGGTTCAGGTAGCAAAAGAACCAATTAATACAAAAGGCCCGCGGTTAACATCCGAAATCTCCATTGCAGGAAGAAACTTGGTTTTAATGCCATTTAGCGACAAAATTTCAGTGTCGCAAAAAATCAGATCAACCGAAGAAAAAAACAGGTTGAAAAAGCTGATCCAGAGTATTAAACCTCGCAAATATGGAGTAATAATCCGCACTGTAGCAGAAGGAAAAAAAGTAGCAGAACTCGACAAAGAGCTTCGACGTTTGGTAGAAAAGTGGGAGACCACCTTTCAAAAGCTTCGCAGGGCACAGGCACCTTCGCTTATAATTGGCGAGATTGACCGAACAACAGCTCTGCTGCGCGATATTTATCATCCCGACTTCAACAGCATTATTGTAAACGACCAATCGGTAGCGTCAGAAATTGCCGATTACATAGGTAGCATTCAGGCCGACAAGAAAAAGATAGTAAAATACTACAAAGGACGTCAGCCAATTTTCGAACACTACGGCATTGATAAACAAATAAAAGCCTCGTTCGGGAAAACCGTATCATTTAAAGATGGTGCCTATTTAATCGTAGAACACACCGAAGCGTTTCATGTAATTGATGTAAACAGCGGGAATCGCGCAAGGGCCGGAAACGACCAGGAAAAAAATGCCCTGGAAGTAAACCTGGCTGCCTGCGACGAGATAGCAAGACAATTACGGTTGCGAGACATGGGAGGAATCATAGTAATTGATTTCATCGACATGCATGTTGCGGCCAATCGCCAGAAAGTGAATGATCACATGAAGGAGATTATGGCCGACGACCGGACCAAGCACAACATCCTTCCACTAAGCAAATTCTGTCTGATGCAAATTACCAGACAAAGAGTTCGCCCGGAAGAAAAAGTGGAGACAGCCGAGAGCTGTCCTACTTGTAAAGGAAGTGGAAAAGTTGTGCCTACTGTATTATTTGCCGACGATATCGACGGCAAAGTGAACTACGCTCTAAAGGAATTGAACAAGAAGAAATTGAATCTGAAAGTTCATCCTTATACAGCCGCTTACCTTACAAAAGGTTGGAAAAGCCGGCAAAACAAATGGTTTTTCAAATACCTGAAATGGGTAAACGTTGAAGCTGTAAATTCATATTCCTATCTGGAATATCATTTTTTTGATGAGAATGAGGAAGAAATTATTTTATAA
- a CDS encoding HU family DNA-binding protein — protein MTKADIVNEISKETGIEKVTVQKTVEAFMETVKDSLVDGKNVYLRGFGSFVVKKRAEKTARNISKNTTIIIPAHNIPSFKPAKTFVSEVKNQVK, from the coding sequence ATGACTAAGGCAGATATTGTAAATGAAATTTCGAAAGAAACGGGAATTGAAAAGGTAACTGTACAGAAAACAGTTGAAGCTTTTATGGAAACAGTAAAAGATTCATTGGTTGATGGAAAAAATGTTTATTTAAGAGGTTTTGGTAGTTTTGTTGTTAAGAAAAGAGCAGAGAAAACTGCCCGTAATATTTCTAAAAACACAACCATTATCATTCCTGCACACAATATTCCTTCGTTTAAACCAGCGAAAACATTTGTATCAGAAGTTAAAAATCAAGTAAAATAA